The window CTCAGGCTTGATCGCTGCCTCGGCCGCCCGCTCATGCAGGCGGCCCCGGATCTCCTCAGGTGTGTACGCCCGGCGCTTGCGCTCGGCCCGGGCCACCACCACGCCCGTCGCCGCGACTCCCGCCAGCCCCGCCAGTCCCGCTATCTTCCACCAACGCATCAGCCGAGAATAGACATGTGGGAGCAGAACTCAGCCTCGATGAGGCCATCGACCTGACCCGTACCGGCGACATCTGGATCTTTCGGGGACGATCCGGGCCGGACCGGGCCATCCAGACCCTCACCAACAGCCCGGTCAACCACGTCGGCATGTCCCTGGTGATCGACGACATGCCGCCCCTGATGTGGCACGCCGAGCTCGGTAGGTCGCTCCCGGACATGTGGTCCGGCAGGTTCCAGCGCGGCGTCCAACTGCACGATCTACGCGACGCGGTCACCGTCTGGGCTCGGCGTTACGGCCAGCGGGGCTGGCTGCGCCAGCTCGACCCCGGCGTCACCCGGGCGATGGAGGACAAGGCCCTCAAGACCGTCGCCCGCCTGGACGGCACCCCCTTCCCGTCGACGTCGCAGCTCGCCGCCAGATGGGTGCGCGGCCGGGTCCCGCAGATCCGGATGCCCTGGCAGGAGAGCAAGGAGAGCGAGGCCACCCTGGAGAAGGCGTACTGTGCCGAGGTGGTCGCGGTCACCTACGAGGACATGGGCCTGCTGCCGACCGGCCGCAAGGCCAACTGGTACGACCCGGGCCGCTTCTGGAGCGGCGACGAACTCGAGCTCTGCGCCGGCTTCGCCCTGGGCGACGAGATCGCGGTCAGCGTTCCCGAGATCTGACGACCCCGGGCGGCTCACCGCCCGTTCGAGAAAGACCCGCTCGGGTACGTCCTCCGCGTCCACCGCACCGGCAGGATGTGCCCATGGGATCCGCACGCCTGGTCGCCAGGGTGGCCGAAGTGGCCACCCTGGACCGGCTGCGCGCGGAGGCGTCCACCGGGTCCGGCGCGGTGGTGCTGATCATCGGCGAGGCCGGTATCGGTAAGACGGCGGTGGTCGAGGAGTTCGTGTCCCGGGCGACCGCGGCCCGCGCCGTCGTGTTGACCGGCCGCGCCGACCCGGACGAGGGGGCACCCGCGTTCTGGCCGTGGCTGCGCCTGCTCGACTGCGGGCTGCCCGGACTCGGACCGCAGACTCTCGTCACCGGTGACACCGGCGAGCCACCGGCGGTCGCCCGGTTCCGTGCCGTCCGCGCCACGGTCGCCGCGTTACGCACCGCCGCGCTTCGGTGGAGTGCCCGCCGCTGTCCCGACGGCCTCGAACCGGCGGTGTGTGCTCCACCGGCCGGGAGTGACGGCGGGCTGATTCTCGTCCTGGAGGACATGCACTGGGCCGACCCCGCCTCGCTGGCCCTGCTGACCACCCTGGCCCGGGAGATCAGCGACATCCCGATGCTCGTCGTGGTGACCGCTCGCGCCCTCGACATCGACCTGGCCGGCCCGGTGCCGCTGGTCCTGCAGCCCTGGGACCGGGCGGCCGTCGCGAGCTACCTGACGCTGCACGCCGGTGGCCCGGTACACCCCACCTGGCCGCCGCTGGTGCACCGGCTCGGCGGCGGCAACCCGCTCTACACCCGGGAGCTGGCGAGGTTGGTGCCCGTACCGCGGGAATCGGCAATCGATCTTGATCTGCCCGACGGTCTGTTGCGTCTCGCCGGCCGTCGCACCGCGGCCCTCACCCCGGCCTGCCGCGAGTTGCTCGGCCTGGCCGCCGCTCTCGGCCCGGACGTCGACGCCGTCCTCTTGACCGACCTCACCGCCGCCGATCCGGGCCGTCCGGCCGATGCCTGCGTGGAGTCGCTGCTGGCCGAGGCGATCGGGGCCGGGGTGCTCGCCGAGGATCCGTGGGCGCCGGCCCGGCTGCGGTTCGTGCACGAACTGATCCGGGAGGCGTGTTACGCGCGGCTGAGCCGGGCCGAGCGGATCGGCGCCCACCGCCGGATCGCCGACGTCCTGTGCGCGTCGGGCGCGCGTTCCGAGGAGACCGCCCGGCACCGGGTGCGGTCCGCGGTCGACGAGATGTCCCGACAGGCCGCCCGCGAAGCCTGCGAGGCCGCAGCGGCCGAGGCGACCCGTCGGCTCGACCACCACGCCGCCGCCACCTGGCTCGGCCAGGCCCTCGATCTGCTGCCGGGCGACCCGTGGCTACGCCTGGCCCGGGCCGAAGCGGCCTGCCGTGACGGACGCCTCGCCCTCGCCGTCGCCGACTGCTCCGCCGTCCTCGACACCGCCGAGAGCGACGGTGATCCGCGACTCGCCACGGCCGCGGCCCTGGTCGTGCGCGGCCACGGCGGACAGGTCGCTCCCGCGGCCCTGCGCCTCTGCGAACGCGCCCTGGCCCTGTCGCCGTCGGGCGATCCGGACGCCGCCCACGCCGAACTGCTAGCGCACTATGCGTATCTGCTGGTGGAGACCAGGGATCATGCGCGGGCCGAGGTGGTCAGCCGGCAGGCGATGGATCTGGCCGAGCAGATCGGCGACCCGGGTGCGCTCGCCGCCGCGGTGCACGCGCGCCACGAGGTGCTGGACCCCTACGCGGCGACCGAAGAGGTGCTCGATCTGGCCCGGCGCAGCCGTGACCTGGCGGTCGCCTCCGGGCGGGCCGACGCCGAACTGTGGGGCCGGCTGTGGCGACTCGACGGGCTGCTCACTCTCGGTGACCTGGCATCCTTCGATGCCGAGGTGTCCGGGCTGGCCGTGCTGACCGAGCGGATCGGCCGGCCGGTCGCCCGCTGGCATCTGCTGCGGGCGCGGGCCGCCCGGCGTTTCCTCGGCGGTCGGCTCGTCGCCGCCCGAGAGGCCGCCGACGAGGCGTTCGCGCTGGCCGGGACGTTCGAGGAGCAGCCGATGCGGGAGTTGCATTCGGCGTTCGTCGGTTCGCTGGCGCCGTTCACGGGTGAGCTGCCCGACTGGCCGGGTGACCTGCGTGAGGCGGCGGCCCGGTACGGTGCCGAGCCGATCGCGGCGGCCAACATCGGCCGGCTGGCGGTGCTCGCCGGGGACCGGGAGACCGCCGCCGACTGTGTCCGCCTGTTCCGCACGATGATGCCGGATCTGCCGCCGGACAGTCGGCAGTTGTTCGTGGTGCTGAGCGCGGCCGAGGTGGCGGCCTGGACCGGCGACGTCGATCTGGCCGCCGACGGCTACCTACGGTTGCTGCCGTTCGCGAACCGGTTCCTCAACATGACCACCGCCTGCTACGGGGTGCTGGCCCGCCCGCTCGGCACGATCGCCGCCGCGATCGGCGACCGGGCGGCCGCGGAGCGGCACTTCACCGACGCGATCACCCTGGAGCGGGACGCCGGTGCCGCGCCTTTCGCCGCACTCGCTTTTCTGGCGTACGCCCGGAGCGTCCACGAAACGGACACGCACCGTAGTCGAACCCTGGCCGGGAAGGCGCTCGCCATCGCCCGCCGCCTGAACCTGCCCGCGATCGCCGCCGAGGCCGCCACCCTGTCCCGCGACGACCTGACCGCCCGGGAACGGGAGATCGCCGTGCTGGCCGCCGAGGGCCTGGCCAATCGGGCGATCGCGGCCCGGCTGCACATCTCCGAACGAACCGTGGAGACCCACGTCCGCAACACCCTGGCCAAGCTGGGCGTCACCAACCGCACCCAGCTGGCGGCCCGCCTCCGAGACGGCCATCATCAGCCCTGATGAGGTCCTGCGTGCAGGGCGCGCGGCCGGACGGGGTCTCAGGAGGGCGCGCGGCCGGACGGGGTCTCTGGGAGGGCGCGCGGCTGGGCGGGGTGAAACGGCGACCGCCGGCCGTTGGAGACGGCCGGCGGTCGGTGGTGCGATCAGTGATTGGCGGTCAACGGCCGCCGCGACGGCCTCCGCCGCGAGCCGAGAAAGCGGCCGCACCCGCCCCGGCCGAGGTGGAACGCGGCGTGGCCGAGGTGCCGGAACGCGAGGCCGAGGTACCGGAACGGGTGGACGCCGCGGCGGTCCGTGGTGCGGCGGCACGCGTGCCGTTGCCGGCCGGAGTGGTGCGCTGCTGCGGCGTACCGGAGCGATGGTCCGAACCGGAACCACGGCCCTGGCCGGAGCCGGACGCGGACGTCCGCCGACGAGAACCCTGCCCGTTGTCGGCGGGTTTGGCCGCGGCGCGCTGCCGGTTCTGACCGGCGGCCGGTGTCGCGGGCGCCGCGGTGGCCGCCGTGGCGCCGTCCGCAGTGGAGCGACCGCGCCCACGACGTGGACGACGGGAGCGAGACCGCCCGGCCGAACCGGTGCCGTCCTCGGGCGACGCCGGCCGTGACTGCGTGGCCGGTGTCGACGGCGCGGCCGGGGGAGCCGGTGCCACGAAGGTCCGCTCACCCGGCGCCAACTCGGCCAGCAGCGCGTCGCCGGGCCGGGTGCGGGTGGTGACCGGGCGGATGCCGGCCTTGCGGGCCAGATCGCGTACATCGGCCTGCTGCTCGTCGGTCATCAGCGTGATCACCGTGCCGCGGTTGCCGGCCCGCGCGGTCCGGCCGGAGCGGTGCAGGTAGGCCTTGTGCTCGACCGGCGGGTCGGCGTGGATGACCAGGCTCACGTCGTCGACGTGGATGCCGCGGGCCGCGATGTCGGTGGCGACGAGCGTGCCCGCGGAGCCGTCGGAGAACGCCGACAGGTTGCGGTTACGCGCGTTCTGCGCCAGGTTGCCGTGCAGCTCGACGGCCGGGACCCCGGCCGCGTTGAGCTGACGGGTCAGCACCTTGGCACGCCGCTTGGTGCGGGTGAACACCACCGTCCGCCCGGGCGCCGCGAGCAGTTCGACGAGGATGCCGAACCGGTCGTCGTCACGCACGTGCAGCACGTGGTGGTCCATCTCGATCGGTGCCTGGGCGGCCGAGTCGACGTGGTGGGTGACCGGGCGGCGCATGAATTTCTGCACCAGCACGTCGACCCCGTTGTCCAGGGTGGCCGAGAAGAGCAGCCGCTGACCGCCGGCCGGGGTCTGCGACATCAGCCGCCGCACCACCGGCAGGAAGCCCAGGTCGGCCATGTGGTCGGCCTCGTCGAGAACGGTCACCTCGACCGCGTCGAGGGAGGCGTGGCCGCCACGGATGTGGTCGTCGAGCCGGCCGGGGCAGGCCACCAGCACGTCGACGCCCGCTTTCAGCGCCTTGATCTGCGGGTTGGGCCCGACACCGCCGAAGACCACGAGGGTACGCAGGCCGGCCGCGTCGGCCAGGGGGCGCAGCGTCGCCTCGATCTGGGTGGCCAGCTCCCGGGTGGGCGCAAGGATGAGCGCCCGGGGACGGCCGGGTTGAGGTTTGCGGGCCGCGGCGGTGAGCCGGGCCACGAGCGGGATCACGAAGGCGTACGTCTTGCCGGAACCGGTACGCCCCCGACCCAGCACATCCCGGCCGGCCAAGGTGTCGGGAAGGGTGGCCGTCTGGATGGGGAACGGGGTGGTGATCCCGAGCCGGTCGAGCGCCGTGTTGAGGACGGCGGGCACGCCGAGCTCGGTGAAGGAAGTCATGAAGATGGAAACTCCGAGTGGTCGATTACTGATCATTCTAGCTCGGCACCCTCTGCAACCGCTTCGCACCCGAAGGCGAACCGGTCCGCACTCAGCGCGCCCCATCTTTCTCCTCAGCGCCGGACATCCCCCCTGACCGGCCGGTACCTGAGGAGACCCCCGATGAGTGTTGAGACACCTGCGATCGAGCGGCGTGGCGAGGACATCGTCCGGGCGAACATGCCGCTCGTCGGGCACCTGGTCCGCGAGATGCTGGCCCGGGTTCCCTCGCACGTGAACCGGGACGATCTGCTGTCCGCCGGTTATGCCGCGCTGGTGGCGGCGGCCCGCGGATTCGACCCCGAGCGCGGTGTGCCGTTCCCGCGGTTCGCGGCGGCCCGGGTCCGCGGCGCGCTGCTGGACGAGCTACGTGGTCTGGACTGGGCCAGCCGCTCGGTACGGCAGCGGGCCCGACGTACCGACTCGGCCCGTGAGGAGCTGATGGCCGAGCTGGGCCGGACCCCGACCGTGCAGGAGGTGGCCGACAAGCTCGGCTGCAGTGTCGAGGACATCGAGCACGGCGAGGGCGACGTGCACCGCGCGACGGTCTTCAGCCTGCAGGGCTTCGCCACCGCGACCGCCGACGACATCGTCACCGAGCCGGGTCTCGGCCCGGAGGACATGCTGCTGCGCCGGGAGCGGTTCGGCTACCTGCGGCACGCGGTCGACGCGCTGCCCGAGCGGCTGCGGGTAGTGGTGGAGGGCTACTTCTACGCCGAGCGGCCGATGGCCCAGATCGCCGCCGAACTCGGTGTCAGCGAGTCCCGGGTGTCGCAGTTGCGAGCCGAGGCGCTGTTGCTGCTCCGGGACGGGTTGAACACCCACCTGGACCCGGCCCTGGCGGCGGAGAACCCGCCCAAGGAGGGCTGTGTGGCCCGGCGGCGGGCCGCGTACTACGACAAGATCGCCAGCCGGGGCACGCTGCGGACCCGGTTGGCGCTGACCGGCCCGGACGGCCTGCCGGTGGTGGCCGCCTAGACATCGCGGGAGAGCGGGGCCCGCCGCGGTTCGCGGCGGGCCCCCGAAACTCATGAGTTGGCGCAGGTGCCGGCCTTCTTCTGGGCGGCGATCGCCTTGGTGGCGCCCATCTTGTAGAGGCTCAGGCCCTCCTTGGCCGGCTCCAGTTTCCAGGCGTCCTGCTCGTAGACCATGGTGTACGACTGGGCCGCGACCAACTGCTTCGCGATCACCACGGCCTTGTCGGCGCCCTCCATCCGGGCGCTGGTCAGCTGGATCGCCAGGCCCTTGCGGGAGCAGGCGGTGTTCAGCTTGACGTAGTCGTCCTTGGTGATCGCCTTCTTGCCGGCCGCCGTGTACATGTCCCAGGCGCCGGCGAAGTCGCCGCCGCTGAACCTGTCGAACACGGTCTGCGCGGCGGCCTTGGCCCCGTCCAGCGTCTTCGGCTGGGGACCGGCGGCCTGCCGGCCCTGGACCGCGGCGGCGGCGTTGCCGGCCGGCTCCGGGTTCTCCTCCTCGGTGCAGGCGGCGACGGTGAGAGTGGTGGCCGCGGCGAGGGCCACGGCACCCAGGCGCAGGAGCTTCGGGTGGCTGTTGTCCATGTCCCGGTTAATGACGGCCGCCCATCGGGCGTAACGGCCCCGGCGTGTCGATGACGGGTTCCGGACACTTGCGCCCCAGCCCGTAACCCGCCGCGCCTCGGCTATTCTGGTCGTTTGCCGAATGCTCTACGGGCAAACAAAAAGGCAACCATAGGAATGGTTGCCGAACGCCGGAATGATACCACAAAAAGGGGCGACTTTGTCAAGCTCAAGCGCCGACATCGAGTCTGAGCAGGCGTACTTGACCACGCTCTACCAGCGCCTGGATCAATTGCGTGAGCAGGCCGACAACCGGCTGCGCGCGATCCTCCTGGAGGCGGGCGGCACTCCACAGGGCCGCACCCAGCGGGAAGCCACCCGCGCCCACTATGCCGAACAACTGGCGCAGTTCAATTCCGTCGAGAACGGCCTCTGTTTCGGGCGACTCGACTTCTCCGCGGACAGTCCGCGCTATATCGGGCGGCTCGGCCTCTTCGCCGAGGATCGCGACGCCGGTCCGCTCCTGGTGGACTGGCGGGCCCCCGCCGCCCGGCCGTTCTACCTGGCCACCGCCGTGCACCCGGAGGGGGTCACCCGCCGCCGACACCTGCGCACCCGCGGCCGGGTCCTCACCGGCATCGACGACGAGACCCTCGACATCGAGGCCGGCGACGGCACCGGGCGGGAGGATGTGACAGGCGAGGCGGCGCTGCTCTCCGCGCTGACCGCCAACCGGACCGGCCGGATGCGCGACATCGTCGAGACCATCCAGGCCGAACAGGACGAGGTGATCCGCTCCGGGCTGCCCGGTGTCCTCGTCGTCCAGGGCGGTCCGGGCACCGGCAAGACCGCGGTCGCCCTGCACCGGGCGGCCTATCTGCTCTACACCTACCGC of the Actinoplanes sichuanensis genome contains:
- a CDS encoding DEAD/DEAH box helicase encodes the protein MTSFTELGVPAVLNTALDRLGITTPFPIQTATLPDTLAGRDVLGRGRTGSGKTYAFVIPLVARLTAAARKPQPGRPRALILAPTRELATQIEATLRPLADAAGLRTLVVFGGVGPNPQIKALKAGVDVLVACPGRLDDHIRGGHASLDAVEVTVLDEADHMADLGFLPVVRRLMSQTPAGGQRLLFSATLDNGVDVLVQKFMRRPVTHHVDSAAQAPIEMDHHVLHVRDDDRFGILVELLAAPGRTVVFTRTKRRAKVLTRQLNAAGVPAVELHGNLAQNARNRNLSAFSDGSAGTLVATDIAARGIHVDDVSLVIHADPPVEHKAYLHRSGRTARAGNRGTVITLMTDEQQADVRDLARKAGIRPVTTRTRPGDALLAELAPGERTFVAPAPPAAPSTPATQSRPASPEDGTGSAGRSRSRRPRRGRGRSTADGATAATAAPATPAAGQNRQRAAAKPADNGQGSRRRTSASGSGQGRGSGSDHRSGTPQQRTTPAGNGTRAAAPRTAAASTRSGTSASRSGTSATPRSTSAGAGAAAFSARGGGRRGGR
- a CDS encoding helix-turn-helix transcriptional regulator, which produces MGSARLVARVAEVATLDRLRAEASTGSGAVVLIIGEAGIGKTAVVEEFVSRATAARAVVLTGRADPDEGAPAFWPWLRLLDCGLPGLGPQTLVTGDTGEPPAVARFRAVRATVAALRTAALRWSARRCPDGLEPAVCAPPAGSDGGLILVLEDMHWADPASLALLTTLAREISDIPMLVVVTARALDIDLAGPVPLVLQPWDRAAVASYLTLHAGGPVHPTWPPLVHRLGGGNPLYTRELARLVPVPRESAIDLDLPDGLLRLAGRRTAALTPACRELLGLAAALGPDVDAVLLTDLTAADPGRPADACVESLLAEAIGAGVLAEDPWAPARLRFVHELIREACYARLSRAERIGAHRRIADVLCASGARSEETARHRVRSAVDEMSRQAAREACEAAAAEATRRLDHHAAATWLGQALDLLPGDPWLRLARAEAACRDGRLALAVADCSAVLDTAESDGDPRLATAAALVVRGHGGQVAPAALRLCERALALSPSGDPDAAHAELLAHYAYLLVETRDHARAEVVSRQAMDLAEQIGDPGALAAAVHARHEVLDPYAATEEVLDLARRSRDLAVASGRADAELWGRLWRLDGLLTLGDLASFDAEVSGLAVLTERIGRPVARWHLLRARAARRFLGGRLVAAREAADEAFALAGTFEEQPMRELHSAFVGSLAPFTGELPDWPGDLREAAARYGAEPIAAANIGRLAVLAGDRETAADCVRLFRTMMPDLPPDSRQLFVVLSAAEVAAWTGDVDLAADGYLRLLPFANRFLNMTTACYGVLARPLGTIAAAIGDRAAAERHFTDAITLERDAGAAPFAALAFLAYARSVHETDTHRSRTLAGKALAIARRLNLPAIAAEAATLSRDDLTAREREIAVLAAEGLANRAIAARLHISERTVETHVRNTLAKLGVTNRTQLAARLRDGHHQP
- a CDS encoding sigma-70 family RNA polymerase sigma factor — its product is MSVETPAIERRGEDIVRANMPLVGHLVREMLARVPSHVNRDDLLSAGYAALVAAARGFDPERGVPFPRFAAARVRGALLDELRGLDWASRSVRQRARRTDSAREELMAELGRTPTVQEVADKLGCSVEDIEHGEGDVHRATVFSLQGFATATADDIVTEPGLGPEDMLLRRERFGYLRHAVDALPERLRVVVEGYFYAERPMAQIAAELGVSESRVSQLRAEALLLLRDGLNTHLDPALAAENPPKEGCVARRRAAYYDKIASRGTLRTRLALTGPDGLPVVAA